Proteins from a genomic interval of Ralstonia wenshanensis:
- a CDS encoding TrlF family AAA-like ATPase: MADYEGMRWFKCDLQMQTPADAKHWRGSPMGESDAEREAAAEAFVRRCYEVGLEVIAITDHNFLSKSFISLLQQAIHKLTGEYGYRLLLFPGFEFEADVGKGVHVLGLFEPDANLDELDHVLTECGVGYPRFQDGVLAKSTKRLPEVLECIQGLDGKGKQRGLVVMPHATKGDGLFDDGKVSEWLQQTEFLNPELLAIEVPKPVEQMSEGWKRLLRGGPDCDPKWRRSRPIACIMSSDNKALTEAEDAENYIGKRSTWIKMSKPSIEALRQAFLDHESRVRLQAQRPSDTETHPRIVKVEVTGAAFVEDQVVHFSPNLNCVIGGRGSGKSSLLEYLRFALQQDYLRLVDSDLHEKLKAIFGTIDGVGAELKVTYEVSPGVEDTVLLRPGAGEHRLTSREVHDLKTALEQLHVQFFSQGELSRLTKLGQPNQVLRLVDAACAVKLAPLSTKETELRSELLQLLNESSLASELTSEIARTKQSLDEATRQWQARRDIQAEALVHRRSQDAARFAESVASQGEADAKALRETLNDLPAIGFLLEGAGEWPQAQWFQRLSESLAESRCTLLSEVDVAVEKYLAAVKESFSPEGGWTEVKAELDANEQRFLAACEAKGLQPADVSKLQELDKLRATKQSELDVRNKQLADMNQRLERISAARRELHQTWRAQFEIRRDACDAMNGPTITLTTGFMLDSGSFTAAWGRLTPRDSRTRLGKNWEEIGNDLFSEFAKSPTAGSPWEVLEDWFAAKDKVPFDSPAAQLIPELEKHLLSTDVRPVWDNVRLSRIDDMVDVELKRPGGESAGRLSGEGGRTLSEGQRNTALLSLILAQGSGPIVIDQPEDELDSNYLFSDLVPLLRKSKNQRQLILATHNANLPVNADAELIYAFDAEDGRGKRRAQGGLDRSDVTAAVLDVMEGSEQAFKRRSEKYHF; this comes from the coding sequence GTGGCTGACTACGAAGGCATGCGATGGTTCAAGTGCGACCTGCAAATGCAGACGCCCGCCGACGCCAAGCACTGGCGCGGTAGCCCTATGGGGGAATCGGACGCCGAGCGTGAAGCGGCTGCAGAGGCGTTTGTCCGCCGCTGTTACGAGGTCGGGTTAGAGGTGATAGCAATCACCGACCACAATTTCCTGTCCAAGAGCTTTATTTCACTGCTTCAACAGGCCATTCACAAGCTTACAGGTGAATACGGTTATCGGCTGCTTCTTTTCCCAGGATTCGAGTTTGAGGCCGACGTTGGCAAGGGAGTTCACGTTCTTGGCCTGTTCGAGCCAGACGCTAACCTGGACGAACTCGACCATGTCCTGACTGAGTGTGGCGTTGGATATCCGCGCTTTCAGGACGGGGTGCTCGCCAAGTCCACGAAGCGGTTGCCTGAGGTGCTTGAGTGCATCCAGGGGCTAGATGGGAAAGGTAAGCAGCGTGGCTTGGTTGTCATGCCACACGCGACGAAGGGAGACGGTCTCTTCGATGACGGCAAAGTAAGTGAATGGCTGCAGCAAACCGAGTTTCTCAATCCCGAGCTGTTGGCGATTGAAGTGCCGAAACCAGTGGAGCAGATGAGCGAAGGGTGGAAACGCCTACTCCGTGGTGGGCCAGATTGCGACCCAAAGTGGCGTCGTTCGCGTCCCATCGCGTGCATCATGTCATCCGATAACAAGGCGCTCACGGAAGCTGAAGACGCTGAGAACTATATCGGTAAGCGCAGCACGTGGATAAAGATGTCGAAGCCTTCGATTGAAGCGCTTCGGCAAGCCTTTCTCGACCACGAGTCAAGGGTGCGGCTTCAGGCGCAGCGGCCTAGCGACACAGAAACACATCCGCGCATCGTCAAAGTTGAAGTCACGGGGGCGGCGTTCGTGGAGGACCAGGTCGTTCACTTTTCGCCGAACCTAAACTGTGTGATTGGGGGGCGCGGCAGCGGTAAGTCCTCTCTGTTGGAGTACCTGCGCTTTGCGTTGCAGCAGGACTATCTCCGCCTCGTCGATTCGGACCTGCACGAGAAGCTTAAGGCGATTTTTGGAACTATCGACGGAGTTGGAGCCGAACTGAAGGTGACCTATGAGGTGTCGCCTGGTGTGGAGGATACCGTCCTGCTGCGGCCTGGTGCGGGGGAGCATCGCCTGACTAGTCGAGAGGTGCACGACTTGAAGACGGCCTTGGAGCAGCTTCATGTCCAGTTCTTTAGCCAGGGCGAGTTGAGTCGGCTGACGAAGTTGGGGCAACCCAATCAGGTTTTGAGGCTTGTTGATGCCGCCTGTGCGGTCAAGCTCGCGCCCCTCTCTACCAAGGAGACCGAGCTACGAAGCGAGCTTCTTCAGTTGTTGAACGAGAGTAGTCTCGCGTCGGAGTTGACATCAGAGATTGCGAGGACCAAGCAATCGCTAGACGAGGCTACACGGCAGTGGCAGGCCCGTAGGGACATTCAAGCTGAAGCACTTGTACATCGTCGGTCCCAAGATGCTGCCAGGTTTGCTGAATCTGTCGCCTCCCAGGGGGAAGCCGATGCGAAAGCTCTCCGCGAGACGCTGAACGACCTGCCGGCGATTGGTTTCCTGCTCGAAGGCGCAGGAGAATGGCCACAAGCCCAATGGTTCCAGCGGCTCTCGGAGTCGTTGGCGGAGTCTCGTTGCACTCTGCTCTCCGAGGTCGATGTTGCTGTCGAGAAATACCTGGCCGCCGTGAAAGAATCGTTCTCCCCAGAGGGCGGCTGGACGGAGGTGAAAGCAGAGCTCGATGCTAACGAGCAGCGATTTCTTGCAGCATGCGAAGCGAAGGGATTGCAGCCGGCTGATGTGTCGAAGCTGCAGGAGTTGGACAAGTTGCGTGCGACCAAGCAATCCGAACTCGACGTCAGGAATAAGCAACTTGCCGATATGAACCAGCGACTCGAACGTATCTCTGCGGCTCGCCGGGAGTTGCACCAGACTTGGCGCGCTCAGTTCGAGATTCGCCGCGACGCATGCGATGCGATGAATGGCCCGACAATCACGCTAACCACCGGATTCATGCTCGACTCCGGGTCCTTTACAGCGGCGTGGGGGCGCCTCACTCCAAGAGACAGTCGCACGCGTCTCGGAAAAAACTGGGAGGAGATTGGCAACGACCTGTTCTCCGAATTTGCCAAGTCGCCGACCGCTGGGTCGCCTTGGGAAGTATTGGAGGATTGGTTCGCGGCAAAGGACAAGGTGCCATTCGATAGCCCAGCGGCGCAGCTTATTCCTGAGCTGGAGAAGCACCTCTTGTCGACCGATGTCAGGCCGGTGTGGGACAACGTTCGACTAAGCCGAATCGACGATATGGTTGACGTCGAACTCAAGAGGCCTGGGGGTGAGAGCGCTGGCCGCTTGAGCGGGGAAGGTGGGCGAACCCTCTCTGAGGGCCAGCGAAACACCGCGCTGCTCAGTCTTATCCTGGCACAGGGTAGTGGCCCCATCGTTATTGACCAGCCCGAAGATGAGCTGGACTCGAACTATCTGTTCAGTGACCTCGTACCGCTCTTGCGTAAGTCGAAGAACCAACGACAGCTCATCTTGGCTACTCACAATGCCAACCTGCCTGTAAACGCCGACGCGGAGCTTATTTACGCGTTCGATGCCGAGGATGGACGAGGAAAGCGGCGCGCTCAAGGCGGGCTTGACCGTTCGGACGTCACTGCGGCAGTACTCGACGTTATGGAGGGCTCAGAGCAGGCCTTCAAGCGCAGAAGTGAGAAGTATCACTTCTAA
- a CDS encoding BREX protein BrxB domain-containing protein: MSSKVAKLVLSYRQHLTVPWQAGLAAIQRVIFAVYDKADELRLRANIEEFALATQQAGKRWLLLDVTNAFPDWMAAQEYRDAYFECPEDLAGYQAGELTEFVADLTAQLKQRISTESGPETVVALVGVGALFGLARVSSIVEGIKEAAKGRLLVFFPGEYHPENHTYRLLDARDGWNYLAVPLLAKD, from the coding sequence ATGTCCTCTAAGGTCGCCAAGCTGGTGTTGTCCTATCGACAGCATCTCACCGTGCCGTGGCAAGCCGGTCTCGCGGCCATTCAGCGGGTCATCTTCGCGGTTTACGATAAGGCTGACGAGTTGCGCCTACGTGCCAATATTGAAGAGTTCGCATTGGCCACCCAGCAGGCGGGAAAACGGTGGCTGTTACTGGACGTGACAAATGCCTTCCCTGACTGGATGGCGGCCCAGGAATATCGCGACGCCTACTTCGAATGCCCAGAAGACCTCGCTGGCTACCAGGCTGGCGAACTGACGGAGTTCGTGGCTGACCTCACTGCCCAGCTTAAACAACGCATTTCAACGGAGAGCGGGCCCGAGACCGTGGTCGCGCTGGTGGGGGTTGGCGCTTTGTTTGGGTTGGCCCGGGTTTCGTCGATTGTGGAAGGTATCAAGGAGGCTGCTAAAGGACGCCTGCTGGTGTTTTTCCCCGGCGAATACCACCCCGAAAACCATACCTATCGTCTTCTAGACGCACGCGACGGCTGGAATTATCTGGCTGTACCTCTGCTGGCCAAGGACTGA
- the brxC gene encoding BREX system P-loop protein BrxC: protein MTTMLNRDIYNKPPKENRLVNNGVAEVSEDHSEAAQDILRYELETFVCDGQYEKGLETILDKFLLNLDSKAEQPGVWISGFYGSGKSHLAKMLRTLWTDYQFADGATARSIAKLPTALFEQLKELSTQGKRHGGLRAAAGKLGAGAGDKVRLALLGIVFKSQGLPEQYNQAQFVLWMKREGILPTVEAELGGAGRSLAQELPHMYVSGHLAKALLKARPDLAHTEADARKLLKEQFPQVTDVTSEQMTTAIDAALAEEGKFPLTLVVLDEVQQYIGADAEKAFQVQEVTETLSKHFNGKLLFVGTGQSALSGMPNLQRLMGRFPVQVMLGDWDVENVTRQIILAKKPSAQPEVEKVWRANLGEISRHLRGTKLEHITDDEAFMTSDYPLLPVRRRFWERVLRTIDTTGTVSQLRSQLRVVHEAVLATADVPLGHVVAGDFLYDQIAANLVSTAQLPKEVFENVQRFAAGDESAKLKGKLLKLIYLINKLPADVVLDTGLKATEDALADLLVTDLSAGSSELRKKLPTLLDELQNNDHLVMALSGSSGTEYRLQTRESSAWYDEFRAQEAELKAAPQRVEQKRADLLKARFGEVLKKVRVVQGKDNVERRLIPTYDDILPKDNDKSLYLWIQDGWQTEEKSVIAEAKAKGTDNPTLFAFLPAQQKTDLTNSIIALEAARTTLQRKGSPATEEGRDAQRSMESRERTAEKELVDLLDNLFAGVRVFQAGGQEAIEGNDLADRINRAARASAIRLYSQFDVADHDQWSKVLDEARKGNLEALKAVGHTQEVDKHSVCQKLLAFIGPGKRGAEIRDNFEAPPYGWPRDAIDGALYALLAGGHVKAMDAASRPVDAKSLDRAKLTQASFQRESVNITPPQLIKIRSLFSTVGVPCQPNEESAKVSALLVKLREQAAKAGGPPPVPVTPKPTVIEAVEGQSGNAQLLELYNRFDEIVSLSKEWVKTAGDIEKRLPVWRELNELLRHAKTLGPYATLKAEVEAIEAQRSLLVDPDPVRPLLDKTVDLLRKALNSKIDAFQQVFQQQQAQLDTDADWNKLNDAQRADLTAEHHLEAPDAVMLGTPRQLQDALDDCDLEHWVSKTQALPSRFEAARHAAVQLLKPNVVHVAIPRRTLNSKAELTEWLAQVEALIAERLEQGPVAL from the coding sequence ATGACGACCATGCTGAACAGGGACATCTATAACAAGCCTCCCAAAGAGAACCGTCTGGTCAACAACGGTGTGGCTGAGGTATCAGAGGACCATTCCGAAGCTGCTCAAGACATCCTGCGCTACGAGTTGGAAACTTTTGTCTGTGACGGTCAGTATGAGAAAGGTCTCGAGACCATCCTCGACAAGTTTCTGCTGAACTTGGATTCCAAGGCCGAACAGCCGGGTGTCTGGATTTCGGGCTTCTACGGCAGCGGCAAGTCGCATCTGGCAAAGATGCTGCGTACGCTTTGGACTGACTATCAATTCGCCGATGGCGCCACCGCGCGCAGTATCGCCAAGTTGCCCACCGCGCTGTTCGAGCAACTCAAGGAACTCTCCACTCAAGGCAAGCGCCATGGTGGCTTGCGTGCTGCTGCAGGCAAGCTGGGTGCTGGTGCCGGTGACAAGGTCCGTCTCGCTCTGCTGGGCATCGTGTTTAAATCCCAGGGCCTTCCGGAGCAATATAACCAAGCGCAGTTCGTCCTATGGATGAAGCGTGAGGGCATTCTTCCCACTGTAGAGGCTGAGCTTGGCGGCGCCGGCCGCTCGTTGGCCCAGGAGCTGCCGCACATGTATGTGTCGGGGCATCTGGCCAAGGCACTGCTAAAAGCGCGGCCCGACTTGGCCCACACTGAGGCCGATGCTCGCAAGCTGCTCAAGGAGCAGTTCCCGCAGGTCACCGACGTGACGAGCGAGCAGATGACCACGGCCATTGATGCTGCCTTGGCAGAGGAAGGCAAGTTCCCGCTGACCCTGGTTGTGCTAGACGAGGTACAACAGTACATCGGTGCTGACGCTGAAAAGGCGTTCCAGGTTCAGGAAGTCACGGAGACCTTGTCGAAGCACTTCAACGGCAAGCTGCTATTTGTGGGCACAGGGCAGTCCGCACTTTCTGGTATGCCCAACCTCCAGCGCTTGATGGGGCGCTTCCCCGTGCAGGTGATGCTAGGCGACTGGGACGTGGAGAATGTCACCCGTCAAATTATCCTAGCCAAGAAGCCTTCAGCCCAACCCGAGGTGGAGAAGGTCTGGCGCGCCAACCTCGGCGAAATTTCCCGCCATCTGCGCGGTACAAAGCTGGAGCACATCACGGACGACGAGGCTTTCATGACCTCGGACTACCCGTTGTTGCCAGTACGCCGCCGCTTCTGGGAACGTGTTCTACGAACCATTGATACAACCGGTACCGTTTCGCAACTGCGCAGCCAACTACGGGTGGTGCACGAGGCGGTTTTGGCAACAGCCGATGTGCCGCTCGGTCACGTTGTAGCGGGCGATTTCCTCTACGACCAAATTGCAGCGAACTTGGTTTCTACGGCTCAGTTGCCGAAGGAAGTGTTCGAGAACGTCCAGCGCTTCGCGGCAGGCGACGAGAGCGCCAAACTCAAGGGCAAACTGCTCAAACTCATCTATCTTATCAACAAGCTGCCAGCGGACGTAGTCTTGGATACCGGCCTGAAGGCCACCGAAGATGCATTGGCAGACCTGTTAGTCACAGACCTGTCTGCTGGTTCATCGGAACTCCGTAAGAAGCTGCCCACTCTGCTGGACGAGCTGCAGAACAATGACCACTTGGTCATGGCGCTTTCAGGCAGCAGTGGTACCGAATACCGCCTTCAGACGCGTGAGTCCAGCGCTTGGTATGACGAGTTTCGAGCGCAAGAAGCCGAACTGAAGGCCGCCCCTCAGCGTGTTGAGCAGAAGCGCGCTGACCTCCTCAAGGCGCGTTTCGGGGAAGTACTCAAGAAGGTCCGAGTGGTCCAAGGTAAGGACAACGTCGAGCGCCGCCTGATTCCGACCTACGATGACATCCTGCCAAAGGACAACGACAAGTCCCTGTATCTTTGGATTCAGGACGGCTGGCAGACGGAGGAGAAGTCCGTCATTGCCGAGGCCAAGGCCAAAGGCACTGACAACCCGACGCTCTTTGCGTTCCTGCCTGCCCAACAGAAGACCGACCTGACCAACAGCATCATCGCGCTTGAGGCCGCCCGAACCACCCTGCAAAGGAAGGGGAGCCCCGCTACCGAAGAAGGCCGTGATGCCCAACGCTCCATGGAGAGCCGAGAGCGCACGGCCGAGAAAGAGTTGGTCGACTTGCTCGATAATTTGTTCGCCGGCGTGCGAGTGTTCCAAGCCGGTGGACAGGAAGCAATCGAAGGCAACGATTTGGCCGACCGCATCAACCGTGCGGCCAGGGCTTCCGCTATCCGTCTCTATAGCCAATTTGACGTGGCTGACCATGACCAGTGGAGCAAGGTGCTCGATGAGGCGCGCAAAGGCAATCTGGAGGCATTGAAAGCTGTCGGTCACACGCAGGAAGTCGACAAGCATTCGGTGTGCCAAAAGCTTCTGGCATTCATTGGTCCGGGTAAAAGAGGGGCCGAGATTCGAGATAACTTCGAAGCGCCGCCTTACGGCTGGCCTCGTGATGCGATTGATGGGGCCCTCTATGCCTTGTTGGCGGGCGGACACGTCAAAGCCATGGACGCAGCTTCCAGGCCGGTGGACGCCAAGAGCCTGGACCGTGCCAAGCTCACACAGGCCAGCTTTCAGCGGGAGAGTGTCAACATCACACCGCCGCAGCTCATCAAGATTCGCTCTCTATTCAGTACAGTTGGCGTTCCCTGCCAGCCCAACGAGGAGTCTGCCAAGGTATCGGCGCTATTGGTCAAGCTGCGCGAGCAGGCGGCCAAAGCAGGCGGTCCACCTCCCGTGCCGGTAACGCCCAAGCCAACGGTCATCGAGGCGGTGGAAGGCCAATCGGGTAACGCGCAACTGCTGGAGCTCTACAACCGCTTCGACGAAATCGTCAGCTTGTCGAAGGAATGGGTCAAGACGGCCGGGGACATCGAGAAGCGTTTGCCCGTATGGCGCGAGTTGAATGAGCTGCTCCGTCACGCCAAGACGCTCGGTCCGTATGCAACGTTAAAGGCCGAGGTCGAGGCCATCGAGGCTCAACGTAGCCTGTTGGTCGACCCGGACCCGGTTCGCCCGCTGCTCGACAAGACAGTAGACCTACTGCGCAAGGCACTCAACAGCAAGATTGACGCTTTCCAACAGGTCTTCCAGCAGCAGCAAGCCCAGCTCGATACCGATGCGGATTGGAACAAGTTAAACGACGCACAGCGTGCCGACCTCACGGCCGAGCATCATCTTGAGGCGCCTGACGCCGTCATGCTGGGCACGCCGCGACAACTGCAGGACGCGCTGGATGATTGCGACCTGGAGCACTGGGTATCTAAAACGCAGGCTTTGCCAAGTCGCTTCGAGGCAGCGCGACACGCCGCCGTGCAGTTGCTCAAGCCGAACGTTGTACATGTGGCGATTCCTCGGCGCACGTTAAATAGCAAGGCCGAACTTACAGAGTGGTTGGCACAAGTAGAGGCGCTCATTGCAGAGAGGCTCGAACAGGGGCCAGTCGCACTCTGA
- a CDS encoding BREX-1 system adenine-specific DNA-methyltransferase PglX, with product MLTRTITNQPLAKALRSKLENTVKAAREVAEKGAHAALEQLAVGEAKAPDYLTDELKALRRRLRAHGRALGDIKGRGDTQGVQHLVWEVAYEHWHRMLFARFLAENGLLMWEPGAPVSLDDCRDMVDSHPELSMGAKSHWELAGILAARMLPQVFKPHSPVFELAFAPESQRELEKLLAGLPEEAFKASDSLGWVYQFWQAKRKDEVNASEVKIGADELPAVTQLFTEPYMVDFLLHNSLGAWWVTRYPDKTSPVPLTYLRTLEDGTPVAGKFEGWPGCLEDFKLLDPCCGSGHFLVAAFLMLVPMRMAAEGMSAMDAVDAVLTDNLHGLELDARCVEIAVFALALAAWRFPDENGDPLGVRAGMPTPQVACCGLKVAATPEDWMALVSDDVPNAPYLRQELRLLHASFAQAPLLGSLLDPARSLKNDLATSSADTLRDFLGRALATEQPSTPWNQASELQDDTWDLALTARGLLDAARLLDARYHLVVTNVPYLARGKQHATLKHYCETHYPEAKNDLANVFLERCLGLARESEDGRGVGVVQIVMPQNWLFLTGYKKQRESLLRRVRWNLLARLGAGAFSTISGEVVQAILLTQTPAVATEGFQLLGVDASAPKSAQEKAMLLREGELLAVTQNAQLENPDATVVFSQLGGASLLKSYADSIQGFGTSDNAPFIRFFWELQCIPNGWERIVSAVDSTTEYGGRESLLCWENGEGRYYRHAMALKKEGRLGGWKSGLDAWGRIGISISEMHDMPCTIYSGEKYDNTAHAVIPKSIEHALPIWCFLSSGSLVSELRKQHQGLKVSNHALLNVPFDLAHWQRVAAQRYPNGLPKPYSDDPTQWLFHGHPQPATDPLQVAVARLAGYRWPAETDTSWELADEARTWIARCDPLAEHDDDDGIVCLPSVRGEPPAHERLLKLLIAAWETAHAGSWKPAVLDKLLADADCAGKNLEVWLREKFFEQHIKRFQHRPFIWHIWDGLKDGFGALVNYHKLDAKNLERLIHTYLGDWIRQQEAGVRGGVDGAQTRLAAAQDLKRRLEIILEGEAPYDIFVRWKPVTEQSSGWNPDLNDGVRLNIRPFVTTEVLRHNKKPKLNISWDKDRGKDVESAPWFRAFKGERINDHHLSLAEKKAAREANRG from the coding sequence ATGTTGACTCGCACCATCACTAACCAGCCGCTTGCTAAAGCGCTTCGCTCGAAGCTCGAAAACACAGTCAAAGCCGCGCGTGAAGTAGCCGAGAAGGGAGCCCACGCTGCGCTTGAGCAACTAGCCGTAGGCGAAGCGAAGGCCCCGGATTACCTGACGGATGAGCTCAAGGCGTTGCGCCGCCGTCTGCGCGCTCACGGTCGGGCGTTGGGTGACATAAAAGGTAGGGGCGACACCCAAGGGGTTCAGCACTTAGTTTGGGAAGTGGCTTACGAGCACTGGCATCGCATGCTTTTCGCCCGCTTCCTGGCCGAGAACGGTCTGCTGATGTGGGAGCCTGGCGCGCCGGTGTCGCTGGACGACTGTCGCGACATGGTAGATAGCCACCCCGAACTTTCAATGGGCGCTAAGAGCCACTGGGAACTGGCCGGCATACTGGCCGCGCGCATGTTGCCCCAGGTGTTCAAACCACACAGCCCTGTGTTCGAGCTGGCCTTTGCGCCGGAGAGTCAGCGCGAGCTGGAAAAGCTACTCGCGGGCTTGCCCGAAGAGGCGTTCAAGGCGAGCGACAGTCTGGGCTGGGTTTATCAGTTCTGGCAGGCCAAGCGTAAGGACGAGGTCAATGCCTCGGAGGTGAAGATTGGCGCAGACGAGTTACCTGCAGTGACGCAGCTTTTCACCGAGCCATACATGGTGGACTTTCTGCTTCACAACTCACTAGGTGCTTGGTGGGTGACCCGCTACCCTGACAAAACGTCCCCAGTACCTCTGACCTACCTGCGAACACTAGAGGACGGCACACCAGTCGCCGGCAAGTTTGAAGGTTGGCCAGGCTGCCTGGAGGACTTCAAACTGCTCGACCCATGCTGTGGCTCGGGGCACTTCCTGGTGGCAGCATTTCTGATGCTGGTGCCCATGCGCATGGCAGCCGAGGGCATGAGCGCGATGGATGCAGTCGATGCCGTGCTGACCGACAACCTGCACGGCTTGGAACTAGATGCGCGCTGCGTGGAAATTGCGGTCTTCGCGTTGGCCCTGGCGGCCTGGCGCTTTCCGGATGAGAACGGTGACCCGCTAGGCGTGCGCGCGGGCATGCCCACGCCGCAGGTGGCCTGCTGCGGCCTGAAGGTTGCGGCCACGCCCGAGGATTGGATGGCCCTGGTGTCCGACGACGTGCCTAATGCCCCCTACCTTCGGCAGGAGCTGCGCCTGCTGCATGCTAGCTTCGCACAGGCCCCGCTACTAGGCAGCCTGCTGGACCCGGCGCGAAGTTTGAAGAATGACCTGGCCACCTCCAGCGCTGACACCTTGCGCGACTTTCTGGGGCGCGCCCTGGCCACCGAGCAACCTTCAACTCCGTGGAACCAGGCCAGCGAGCTGCAGGATGACACTTGGGACCTCGCTCTTACTGCTCGAGGCTTGCTGGACGCCGCACGGCTGCTGGATGCGCGCTACCACCTGGTGGTAACCAACGTGCCTTACCTTGCACGCGGCAAGCAGCATGCAACACTAAAGCATTACTGCGAAACCCATTACCCCGAAGCCAAGAACGACCTGGCCAATGTATTTCTGGAGCGCTGCCTAGGATTGGCGCGCGAGTCCGAGGATGGGAGGGGCGTGGGCGTAGTCCAAATCGTGATGCCTCAGAACTGGTTGTTTCTCACCGGTTATAAAAAACAGCGCGAGTCGCTGCTCAGACGCGTGCGCTGGAACTTGCTGGCGAGGCTGGGTGCAGGGGCCTTCTCGACTATTAGTGGCGAGGTAGTGCAAGCCATCTTACTTACCCAGACACCTGCAGTAGCGACGGAGGGCTTTCAACTGCTGGGCGTGGATGCCAGCGCACCCAAGTCGGCGCAGGAAAAGGCCATGCTGCTTCGCGAAGGTGAATTATTAGCGGTAACCCAGAACGCGCAATTGGAAAATCCGGATGCGACGGTAGTATTTAGTCAGTTAGGGGGGGCGTCCTTGCTCAAGAGTTATGCCGACTCCATTCAGGGATTCGGCACCAGCGACAACGCTCCCTTCATTCGTTTTTTTTGGGAGCTTCAGTGTATTCCGAATGGGTGGGAGAGAATTGTTAGTGCGGTTGATTCAACCACCGAATACGGCGGGCGAGAGAGCTTGCTTTGCTGGGAGAATGGGGAGGGGCGTTATTACCGCCACGCGATGGCGCTTAAGAAAGAGGGGCGACTCGGAGGCTGGAAGTCCGGCCTCGACGCTTGGGGGCGAATTGGGATTTCAATATCCGAAATGCATGATATGCCATGCACAATCTACAGCGGTGAGAAATATGACAACACTGCTCATGCTGTAATTCCGAAGTCTATTGAGCACGCGTTACCAATATGGTGCTTTCTTTCATCTGGCAGTTTAGTTAGCGAGCTGAGGAAACAGCATCAAGGGTTAAAGGTCTCAAACCATGCGCTTCTAAACGTTCCCTTTGACCTTGCGCATTGGCAAAGGGTCGCCGCTCAACGCTACCCCAACGGACTGCCCAAGCCGTATTCGGACGACCCCACTCAATGGCTGTTTCACGGCCACCCGCAGCCCGCCACCGACCCGCTGCAAGTGGCCGTCGCCCGTTTGGCTGGTTACCGCTGGCCAGCCGAGACCGATACGTCGTGGGAACTTGCCGACGAGGCGCGGACGTGGATTGCTCGCTGTGACCCGCTGGCCGAGCACGACGACGACGACGGCATCGTCTGTCTGCCATCGGTACGCGGCGAACCACCCGCGCACGAGCGTCTACTCAAGCTGCTGATTGCCGCCTGGGAGACGGCGCACGCCGGCAGCTGGAAACCCGCCGTGCTTGACAAGCTGCTCGCCGATGCCGATTGCGCTGGCAAGAACCTAGAAGTATGGCTGCGCGAAAAATTCTTCGAGCAACATATCAAGCGCTTCCAACATCGTCCTTTTATCTGGCACATCTGGGACGGCCTCAAGGATGGCTTCGGTGCGCTGGTCAACTACCACAAGCTGGACGCGAAGAACCTGGAGCGTCTGATTCACACCTACCTGGGTGACTGGATTCGTCAGCAGGAGGCCGGTGTGCGCGGCGGTGTCGATGGCGCACAGACTCGTCTCGCCGCCGCGCAGGACCTGAAGCGGCGTTTGGAAATCATCCTGGAAGGCGAGGCTCCCTACGATATCTTTGTACGCTGGAAGCCAGTGACCGAGCAGTCCAGCGGCTGGAACCCGGACTTGAACGACGGCGTGCGTTTGAACATCCGCCCTTTTGTGACCACTGAGGTTTTGCGCCACAACAAGAAGCCCAAGCTCAACATCAGTTGGGATAAGGACCGTGGCAAGGATGTTGAGAGCGCTCCGTGGTTCCGTGCGTTCAAAGGGGAACGCATCAACGACCATCACTTGAGCTTGGCAGAGAAAAAGGCAGCGAGGGAGGCGAACCGTGGCTGA